From a region of the Nitrospira sp. genome:
- a CDS encoding ATPase produces MTAKTKAGLGARHDRTVQEYQHDTYKLRGKLKEPTVCIDCGALYHKGRWTWGAKPADADEISCPACMRIRDKYPKGLVTLKGSFKDMQHEQVIGLVKNAEERENREHPLSRIMSIETEPEGLVISTTDTHLPRRIGEALKHAHHGELELRYDQGEEFVRVTWTR; encoded by the coding sequence ATGACCGCGAAAACGAAGGCAGGCTTGGGGGCTCGACACGACCGGACCGTCCAGGAGTATCAGCACGACACCTATAAACTGCGTGGGAAACTCAAGGAGCCCACAGTCTGTATCGACTGCGGGGCTCTGTATCATAAGGGACGGTGGACTTGGGGCGCGAAGCCGGCAGACGCCGATGAAATCAGTTGCCCTGCCTGCATGCGAATCCGAGACAAGTATCCCAAAGGTTTAGTCACGCTTAAAGGCAGTTTCAAGGACATGCAACATGAACAAGTCATCGGCCTGGTGAAGAATGCGGAGGAAAGAGAAAACAGGGAACACCCTCTGTCTCGAATCATGTCGATCGAAACTGAACCCGAAGGCCTCGTTATTTCCACGACCGACACTCATTTGCCCAGACGCATCGGCGAGGCCTTGAAGCATGCACATCACGGTGAGCTGGAGCTGCGTTACGATCAAGGTGAGGAGTTCGTGCGGGTCACATGGACGAGATGA
- a CDS encoding phosphoribosyltransferase, giving the protein MTFKNREEAGRQLVDRLIQYRDDPTALILSLPRGGVAVGYQLSLGLHLPLDVFIARKLAWPDNPEYALGAVGETGTVYLNPEATTAFNLSPTDLQTLVQTQQQEIARRQSLYRQGWRLPTVTDRVVILVDDGIATGSTFFASVQSIRHFKPRRLIGAIPVGPVETIQEARTQVDELVVLTTPDPFWAVGNHYIDFTQVSDHDVVQYLNLAESSLLEWKMRTHSSTG; this is encoded by the coding sequence GTGACGTTCAAGAATCGCGAAGAGGCAGGCCGGCAACTTGTTGACCGACTGATTCAATACCGTGATGACCCGACGGCTCTTATCCTGTCGCTCCCACGAGGAGGGGTAGCCGTCGGATATCAGTTAAGCTTGGGGTTGCATCTTCCATTGGACGTCTTCATCGCCAGAAAGCTGGCATGGCCGGATAACCCGGAGTATGCATTGGGCGCGGTGGGTGAAACAGGGACGGTCTATTTGAACCCTGAAGCAACAACCGCATTTAATCTCTCTCCGACGGATCTCCAGACGCTTGTTCAAACGCAGCAGCAGGAGATCGCTCGACGGCAGAGTCTCTATCGCCAGGGCTGGCGTCTCCCTACGGTGACCGACCGCGTGGTCATTCTCGTGGATGACGGCATCGCCACCGGATCCACATTCTTTGCATCCGTTCAGTCCATCAGACACTTCAAACCGCGCCGCCTGATTGGGGCCATTCCGGTCGGCCCGGTGGAAACCATCCAGGAAGCCCGTACACAAGTGGACGAACTGGTGGTGCTTACCACACCGGACCCGTTCTGGGCCGTGGGCAATCACTATATCGACTTTACCCAAGTCAGCGACCATGATGTGGTGCAGTATTTAAACCTGGCGGAATCGTCGCTGTTGGAATGGAAAATGCGGACACATTCTTCAACCGGCTGA
- a CDS encoding Hsp20/alpha crystallin family protein, whose protein sequence is MSGLTRWEPTTRWNPFKEIEEMEKRLSSFFGRSPVATGGDKNEAITVAEWSPLVDISEDDKEYLIKAEIPEMKKEDIKLNVHDDVLTITGERKYEKEEKNKKYHRVERAYGSFVRSFTLPEDADGTKVGAEYKDGVLKIHLPKSEKVKPKAIEVKVT, encoded by the coding sequence ATGAGCGGATTGACACGATGGGAACCGACGACGCGTTGGAACCCATTCAAAGAAATTGAAGAGATGGAGAAACGACTTTCAAGCTTCTTCGGTCGTTCACCGGTTGCCACCGGCGGCGATAAGAACGAGGCCATCACCGTCGCGGAGTGGTCGCCGTTGGTGGACATCTCCGAAGATGACAAGGAGTACCTTATCAAGGCCGAAATTCCAGAAATGAAGAAAGAAGACATCAAGTTGAATGTGCATGACGATGTCCTGACCATCACGGGAGAACGAAAGTACGAGAAGGAAGAGAAGAACAAGAAATATCACCGAGTCGAGCGCGCCTATGGAAGCTTCGTACGGAGCTTTACCCTACCGGAGGATGCGGACGGCACCAAAGTTGGGGCGGAGTATAAGGACGGCGTGCTCAAGATTCATCTCCCGAAGTCTGAAAAGGTCAAACCCAAGGCGATCGAAGTCAAGGTGACCTGA
- a CDS encoding 4Fe-4S dicluster domain-containing protein: protein MASETCGTLPRADLQRLLDVLSAKGYRVVGPTVRDGSVVWDTIRLASELPNGWRDQQEPGRYRLEQTGSNEIFGVVHGPQSLKPFVFAPREPLLQIERSNREFDARPILPHTEKVAVIGARACDLAGLAIQDRIFLHDSYRDPYYASRREGLFVIAVNCTRALATCFCASMETGPCAKHSFDLALTEVDDMLLIEAGSDAGSDLLSGLLLSAASSQLIDEAATRVDACGHSQVRRLDHSRLPQALYDAHEHPRWDKVAGRCLACTNCTMVCPTCFCHAIEETPDLSHQQTAHARLWDSCFTQEHGFIHGKNIRPTIKDRYRMWLTHKLASWIDQFGMSGCVGCGRCITWCPVGIDLTEELPALLTPGTLSSVTSQQVEGT from the coding sequence ATGGCCAGTGAGACATGTGGCACCCTGCCAAGAGCTGATCTCCAACGATTGCTCGACGTCTTGAGCGCGAAGGGGTATCGAGTTGTCGGGCCTACCGTTCGAGATGGGTCCGTTGTCTGGGATACGATCAGGCTGGCGTCGGAACTGCCGAACGGCTGGCGGGATCAGCAGGAACCGGGCCGCTATCGGTTGGAACAGACCGGTTCCAACGAAATCTTCGGTGTTGTTCATGGACCGCAATCGCTGAAGCCTTTCGTCTTTGCGCCAAGGGAACCTCTCTTACAGATTGAGCGGAGCAATCGGGAATTCGACGCTCGTCCGATACTTCCTCACACGGAGAAAGTGGCAGTCATTGGGGCTCGCGCTTGCGATCTCGCCGGTCTAGCCATCCAAGATCGGATTTTCTTACATGACTCGTATCGAGACCCTTACTATGCGAGTCGTCGTGAAGGGCTCTTCGTAATCGCCGTGAACTGCACGAGAGCACTTGCGACCTGTTTTTGTGCATCAATGGAGACCGGTCCTTGTGCCAAGCACAGCTTCGATCTCGCTTTGACTGAAGTGGACGACATGCTGCTGATCGAAGCCGGCAGTGATGCCGGGTCCGATCTTCTTTCTGGCCTCCTCTTGTCTGCTGCCTCATCACAGTTGATCGATGAAGCCGCGACGCGCGTGGATGCTTGCGGGCATAGTCAAGTCCGACGGCTGGATCACTCACGCTTACCGCAAGCCCTCTACGATGCCCATGAGCATCCACGATGGGATAAGGTCGCGGGACGGTGTCTTGCCTGCACGAATTGCACGATGGTCTGCCCGACCTGCTTTTGCCATGCAATCGAGGAGACTCCGGACCTCTCGCATCAACAGACCGCGCATGCCAGATTGTGGGATTCCTGCTTCACTCAGGAGCACGGCTTCATCCACGGCAAGAACATTCGTCCGACGATCAAAGATCGCTATCGGATGTGGTTGACACATAAGCTCGCCTCCTGGATCGATCAATTCGGCATGTCCGGCTGTGTCGGCTGCGGCCGATGCATCACGTGGTGTCCGGTCGGGATCGATTTGACCGAGGAGTTGCCGGCGTTGCTGACACCGGGTACCCTGTCGTCGGTCACTAGCCAACAGGTAGAAGGTACGTAG
- a CDS encoding FAD/NAD(P)-binding protein codes for MTNPYVINPATIVKKIREAEDINTYRLQLVDEQARRQFRFNAGQFNMVYLFGVGEVAISIVSDPDEPRFLDHTIRTVGRVTNAIADLQVGDVLGIRGPFGQGWPVEEARGRNVVFVTGGLGCAPVVGAIEYIFRRRTQYGSVKILHGVKTPHDLLYRDRFDEWRRAPDTEVLLTSDQPDKTWSYHIGVVTELFELVSIDPAKSIVMMCGPEIMMRLGVPILVRRGIPETAFYVSLERHMECGIGLCGHCQMGPYFLCKDGPVMRYDRAAQWLGRTGV; via the coding sequence ATGACCAATCCTTATGTCATCAATCCGGCGACGATCGTAAAAAAGATACGAGAAGCCGAAGACATCAATACCTACCGTTTGCAGCTTGTTGACGAGCAAGCGCGGCGGCAGTTTCGATTCAACGCGGGCCAGTTCAATATGGTCTATCTGTTCGGAGTCGGCGAGGTGGCGATTTCCATCGTTTCGGACCCGGATGAGCCGCGGTTCCTGGATCATACGATCCGCACCGTCGGGCGAGTTACGAATGCGATCGCTGATCTACAGGTCGGTGATGTCTTGGGCATTCGCGGCCCGTTTGGACAGGGTTGGCCGGTGGAAGAAGCCCGCGGGCGCAACGTGGTGTTCGTGACCGGCGGCCTAGGATGCGCTCCGGTGGTCGGGGCGATTGAGTATATCTTCCGGCGGCGAACGCAATATGGATCAGTCAAGATCTTGCATGGGGTCAAGACGCCGCACGATCTCCTCTATCGCGACCGGTTCGATGAATGGCGCCGTGCTCCCGATACCGAAGTGTTGTTGACCAGCGACCAGCCGGACAAGACCTGGAGTTATCACATCGGCGTGGTGACGGAGCTGTTCGAGCTGGTGTCGATCGATCCGGCGAAGAGCATCGTGATGATGTGCGGACCAGAGATCATGATGCGCTTAGGTGTGCCGATCCTTGTCCGTCGGGGCATTCCCGAGACTGCCTTTTATGTCTCGCTGGAACGGCACATGGAGTGTGGGATCGGCCTGTGCGGCCATTGTCAGATGGGTCCGTACTTTCTGTGCAAAGATGGGCCGGTCATGCGGTACGACCGTGCAGCACAGTGGCTGGGACGGACGGGAGTATAA
- a CDS encoding sulfhydrogenase subunit delta gives MLDQSKDVNERRRPSLAVFKFASCDGCQLSILNLEEDLLAVGQALDIAYFPEASSDMKPGPYDIALVEGSITTAEDAHRILSVRKQANVLITIGACATAGGIQALRNWADVEAFKRTVYPSPEYIQSLSTSTPISEHVHVDFELWGCPIDKGQLLRIVTDLVAGVQPRLPADSVCLECKRRGNVCVLVARGIPCLGPVTRTGCGAICPSMGRDCYGCFGPSEGARKGPGLPPNTASLAKHFHGELQLIPVEVMRRFRGINGYVLPFRAESDLWESKT, from the coding sequence ATGTTGGATCAATCGAAAGACGTCAATGAGCGGCGGCGGCCAAGCTTGGCGGTATTCAAATTCGCCTCTTGCGACGGGTGCCAACTCAGTATTCTCAATCTTGAGGAGGACCTGCTTGCCGTGGGGCAGGCGCTGGATATTGCCTATTTCCCTGAGGCTTCCAGCGACATGAAGCCAGGCCCATACGATATCGCCCTGGTGGAAGGATCAATCACCACGGCGGAAGATGCGCATCGCATTCTGTCCGTGCGCAAGCAGGCAAACGTGTTGATCACGATTGGGGCTTGCGCAACGGCCGGCGGCATTCAGGCGTTGCGTAACTGGGCCGATGTCGAAGCGTTCAAGCGGACCGTTTATCCTAGTCCGGAATATATTCAGAGCCTCAGTACGTCCACTCCCATCTCGGAACATGTCCATGTGGACTTCGAACTATGGGGCTGCCCGATCGATAAAGGCCAGCTCCTGCGCATCGTCACGGATCTCGTGGCGGGAGTTCAGCCTCGTTTACCTGCCGATAGTGTGTGTCTGGAGTGCAAGCGGCGAGGAAATGTCTGTGTGCTGGTCGCGAGGGGGATACCGTGCCTTGGGCCGGTGACACGGACAGGCTGTGGAGCGATCTGTCCCAGCATGGGTCGAGACTGTTACGGCTGCTTCGGACCCAGCGAAGGCGCGCGAAAAGGACCAGGCCTTCCACCCAACACGGCCTCGCTCGCGAAGCACTTCCATGGCGAACTGCAACTGATCCCAGTCGAGGTCATGCGGCGATTTCGTGGCATCAACGGCTATGTATTGCCTTTCCGTGCGGAGAGCGATCTCTGGGAGAGCAAGACATGA
- a CDS encoding Ni/Fe hydrogenase subunit alpha, with amino-acid sequence MPEKTAQTRTIAVDMVARVEGEGALRVTVKDETVQDVELRIFEPPRFFEAFLRGRHYEEVPDIVARICGICPIAYQMSAVHALEQIFGLRVEGALRDLRRLIYCGEWIESHALHVYLLQAPDFLGYDSAIAMAKDHAAVVPRGLRLKKAGNAIMTLLGGRSVHPVSVKVGGFSRVPLRRELEGLKDELLWARDAAVDTVRWVADFEYPDFAPDYNYVALRHPDEYPLNEGQIVASTVLQISATEFEQHFVEHQVAYSNALHCTVQGSPYLVGPLARLNLNHDHLTPLAKQVLTDRRIALPLRNPFHGIIARSVEILYALEESLRLIERYETPPLAALPVAVRSGTGMACTEAPRGILYHRYEVDGDGVVRDAKIVPPTSQNQFRIEQDLRLFMPRLLHLPDKEAALACERVIRCYDPCISCATHFLNLDIRRESST; translated from the coding sequence ATGCCCGAAAAAACAGCGCAGACGAGAACCATCGCCGTCGACATGGTGGCGCGCGTAGAAGGTGAAGGCGCACTCCGTGTCACGGTGAAAGACGAAACCGTCCAAGACGTGGAGCTCAGGATTTTCGAGCCGCCGAGGTTTTTCGAGGCCTTCTTGAGAGGGCGGCATTATGAAGAGGTGCCTGATATTGTCGCGCGCATCTGCGGGATCTGCCCGATCGCGTACCAGATGAGCGCGGTCCACGCACTCGAACAGATTTTCGGTCTTCGCGTCGAGGGGGCGCTGCGCGACCTGCGCCGGCTCATCTACTGCGGCGAGTGGATCGAAAGCCATGCACTGCACGTCTATCTGCTCCAGGCGCCGGACTTTCTCGGGTACGATAGTGCCATTGCGATGGCGAAGGACCATGCGGCCGTGGTGCCTCGAGGCTTACGGCTCAAGAAAGCCGGCAATGCGATCATGACGTTGCTCGGTGGCCGGTCAGTGCATCCGGTCTCCGTGAAGGTCGGGGGGTTCTCCCGAGTGCCGCTGCGGCGCGAGCTGGAGGGGTTGAAAGATGAGCTGCTCTGGGCGCGCGATGCGGCGGTGGACACTGTGCGCTGGGTGGCAGATTTCGAATATCCCGACTTTGCGCCGGACTACAATTATGTCGCACTCCGCCACCCCGATGAGTATCCGCTCAATGAAGGGCAGATTGTCGCGTCGACTGTGCTGCAGATCTCAGCCACCGAGTTCGAACAACATTTTGTCGAGCATCAGGTGGCCTATTCCAACGCCCTCCACTGCACAGTGCAAGGTTCGCCCTATCTGGTCGGCCCGCTGGCACGTCTGAACTTGAATCACGATCATCTCACGCCGCTGGCCAAGCAGGTCCTGACAGACAGGCGGATCGCGCTGCCCCTGCGCAATCCGTTTCACGGGATCATCGCTCGGTCCGTCGAAATCCTCTACGCGCTGGAGGAATCGTTGCGGCTCATCGAACGGTATGAGACCCCGCCCTTAGCGGCACTACCGGTTGCTGTTCGGTCGGGTACCGGTATGGCTTGCACGGAAGCGCCCAGAGGAATCCTCTATCATCGGTACGAGGTGGATGGTGACGGTGTGGTCCGTGACGCGAAGATCGTTCCTCCGACCTCTCAGAACCAATTTCGCATCGAACAGGACTTGCGCCTGTTCATGCCGCGCCTGTTGCACCTTCCCGATAAAGAGGCAGCGCTGGCTTGCGAGCGAGTCATTCGCTGCTACGATCCGTGTATTTCCTGCGCGACCCACTTTCTGAATCTGGATATCCGGCGGGAGAGCAGCACGTGA
- a CDS encoding hydrogenase maturation protease — translation MKNDRPPSSLIRVIGLGNGLRGDDAAGLLAARQVRQIIGGRAEVIEAEMAGVDLIELMKSAYAVILIDAARSGQASGTVHRLDASAGPIGCQIFPRSSHAIGMVDALELARAMGVLPPKVIVYGIEAGNTEAGQPLSSPVAKAVDQVVDQVIQECEAHYA, via the coding sequence GTGAAAAATGACAGGCCTCCTTCCTCCTTAATTCGAGTCATCGGCCTTGGGAATGGCTTGAGAGGGGACGACGCCGCTGGTCTTCTGGCGGCCCGCCAAGTTCGTCAAATAATAGGCGGCCGTGCCGAAGTGATTGAAGCCGAGATGGCGGGGGTTGACCTCATAGAGTTGATGAAGAGCGCGTACGCCGTGATTCTCATCGATGCTGCGCGTAGCGGACAAGCTTCGGGCACCGTCCACCGACTTGATGCCTCGGCCGGCCCGATCGGTTGTCAAATATTTCCTCGCTCCAGCCACGCCATCGGTATGGTAGATGCGCTGGAGCTGGCCCGCGCCATGGGCGTCCTTCCTCCCAAGGTTATCGTGTACGGGATTGAAGCAGGCAACACGGAAGCAGGACAACCGCTGTCGTCACCGGTGGCCAAAGCGGTGGACCAGGTCGTGGACCAGGTCATTCAAGAGTGCGAAGCGCATTATGCATGA
- a CDS encoding hydrogenase maturation nickel metallochaperone HypA, with product MHELHLMTQIVKAVEAKLGETTDAKLSAVRLKVSALSHLLAHDHSALQTAFVVAARGTQAEGAALEIIPVPGNAWCPRCNRESTVTRSDDVCSACEGPMIGAPAEPEVVLHELVVRE from the coding sequence ATGCATGAACTCCATCTGATGACGCAGATCGTGAAGGCCGTCGAAGCCAAGCTGGGTGAAACAACAGATGCCAAGCTATCTGCCGTACGACTGAAAGTCAGCGCGCTGTCGCACCTGCTGGCTCATGATCATTCCGCGTTGCAGACGGCGTTTGTGGTGGCTGCCCGCGGCACACAGGCCGAGGGCGCGGCATTGGAGATCATTCCTGTCCCAGGAAACGCCTGGTGTCCTCGTTGCAATCGAGAGTCGACGGTCACAAGATCGGACGATGTTTGTTCGGCTTGCGAGGGGCCGATGATCGGAGCACCGGCAGAGCCGGAAGTGGTACTCCACGAATTGGTGGTACGGGAATGA
- the hypF gene encoding carbamoyltransferase HypF, with translation MRKAFAQRMQVNVEGTVQGVGFRPFVYRLARELGLTGWVKNTRIGVLIEVEGDLLVIESFLRRLKTDAPASAFVEAMNTRTISVVDEANFSIVPSTESGQRTLVIPPDLATCADCRRELADPSDRRYRYPFLTCTQCGPRYSLLTAIPYERSNTTMDGFELCSGCRTEYSTESDRRFHAEPIACSICGPRLCLWDEQGREVAEDEDALRRTQAMLDQGLIVAVKGLGGFQLWVDAASEEAVRRVRDRKRRPEKPFALMFPSIDAVRGFCLLSAEEEALLRSPQAPIVLVQKRQDTALAEAVAPGNPYLGVMLPATPIHHLLTASLQRPMVATSGNRSEEPIVTDEQEALIRLKGIADALLVHDRPIARPVDDSVALVVSRRFEAEGTGQAESPRADVVILRRARGYVPHAISWTDGSANGVRSPVLAVGGHLKNTVAMLTGNRVVLSQHLGDLSTVEADRAFRQAIEDLQRLLQVTPQAIACDLHPDYRSTIFARTVSEALSVPLIPVQHHHAHVASCMAEHRLDGEVLGIAWDGAGYGVDGQVWGGEFLITSHRQFTRFASLKPFRLVGGEAAMREPSRSAAAVVWECMGEQMLAQDLPSWKVTDHQRTQWASLLRSGVASPWTTSMGRLFDALASLTGLCSQASFEGQAAMAVQFAAEEEDAGGMRVEGYTMDVASSQSPDAKWLIDWRPMIRAVLDDLRKGRRRGQIAARFHAGLAEGAVRVAEAAGLPRVVLTGGCFQNRLLLSLVRQRLEEAGFTVYSHALVPPNDGGLSLGQAVVAAHRMTLNEKGRA, from the coding sequence ATGAGAAAGGCCTTTGCTCAGCGTATGCAGGTCAATGTGGAAGGAACGGTGCAAGGTGTGGGATTTCGCCCGTTCGTCTATAGGTTGGCACGTGAGCTGGGGCTGACCGGGTGGGTTAAGAACACAAGAATTGGCGTGCTGATTGAAGTGGAAGGGGACCTCTTGGTCATCGAATCATTTCTTCGACGGCTGAAGACCGACGCGCCGGCCTCGGCCTTCGTCGAGGCGATGAACACTCGCACCATTTCGGTGGTCGACGAGGCAAACTTTTCAATCGTCCCGAGCACTGAGTCGGGTCAACGCACCCTTGTCATCCCACCCGATCTGGCTACCTGCGCGGACTGCCGGCGTGAGCTTGCGGATCCGTCCGACCGTCGTTATAGGTATCCGTTCCTCACCTGCACACAATGCGGCCCGCGCTACAGCCTGCTCACGGCGATTCCTTACGAGCGATCCAATACCACCATGGATGGATTCGAACTCTGCTCCGGCTGTCGCACGGAGTATTCCACAGAATCAGATCGACGCTTTCACGCGGAGCCGATCGCCTGCTCTATTTGTGGTCCTCGCCTGTGCTTGTGGGATGAGCAGGGTCGGGAGGTCGCAGAGGACGAGGATGCCTTGCGGCGGACTCAAGCCATGCTCGATCAAGGACTCATTGTCGCAGTGAAAGGATTGGGCGGGTTTCAGCTCTGGGTCGATGCGGCATCAGAAGAGGCCGTCCGGCGAGTTCGAGATCGAAAACGACGGCCTGAGAAGCCTTTCGCCCTGATGTTTCCTTCCATCGATGCGGTCAGGGGTTTTTGCCTGTTGTCTGCAGAGGAAGAGGCGTTGCTTCGCTCGCCGCAAGCGCCGATTGTCCTTGTGCAGAAGCGGCAAGACACAGCCCTCGCCGAGGCCGTGGCGCCGGGCAATCCCTATCTCGGCGTAATGTTGCCTGCGACGCCGATCCATCATCTCTTGACGGCATCGCTGCAGCGCCCAATGGTGGCCACGAGCGGCAATCGATCCGAAGAACCGATTGTGACTGATGAGCAGGAGGCGTTGATTCGGCTGAAAGGGATCGCCGACGCGCTCCTTGTGCATGATAGGCCGATCGCAAGGCCGGTCGATGATTCAGTGGCGCTGGTGGTGTCCAGAAGATTCGAGGCGGAGGGTACCGGGCAGGCGGAAAGCCCACGGGCGGATGTGGTCATTCTCCGTCGAGCACGAGGTTATGTGCCTCACGCGATCAGCTGGACGGATGGCTCTGCGAATGGAGTTCGGAGTCCGGTGCTTGCCGTGGGTGGGCATCTCAAGAATACCGTGGCCATGCTCACAGGCAACCGTGTCGTGCTGAGTCAGCACCTCGGTGACCTTTCTACCGTCGAGGCGGACAGAGCCTTCCGGCAGGCGATCGAAGATCTACAGCGATTGCTACAGGTGACCCCTCAGGCTATTGCCTGTGATCTACATCCGGACTATCGGTCGACGATCTTCGCACGAACCGTAAGTGAAGCCCTGTCCGTGCCGTTAATACCCGTACAACACCATCATGCCCACGTCGCCTCCTGCATGGCAGAACATCGGCTTGACGGCGAAGTGCTGGGCATCGCTTGGGACGGAGCCGGCTATGGCGTGGACGGTCAAGTCTGGGGCGGAGAATTCTTGATCACAAGTCATCGGCAGTTCACTCGCTTCGCTTCGCTCAAACCGTTTCGGTTGGTGGGTGGAGAAGCCGCGATGAGGGAGCCCAGCCGATCTGCCGCAGCCGTGGTGTGGGAGTGCATGGGGGAGCAGATGCTGGCGCAGGATCTTCCCTCTTGGAAGGTGACGGACCATCAGCGTACGCAATGGGCAAGTCTGCTCCGATCAGGCGTCGCCTCACCGTGGACGACGAGCATGGGGCGATTGTTCGACGCCCTGGCATCGCTCACGGGTCTGTGCTCTCAGGCGTCCTTTGAGGGGCAGGCGGCGATGGCGGTCCAGTTTGCCGCAGAGGAGGAAGATGCAGGCGGAATGAGGGTGGAAGGCTATACGATGGATGTGGCGTCCAGTCAGAGTCCCGATGCCAAGTGGCTGATCGATTGGCGCCCCATGATCCGTGCCGTGCTCGATGACCTTCGCAAGGGCCGCCGTCGTGGGCAGATTGCCGCCCGGTTTCATGCTGGCCTCGCTGAGGGCGCTGTTCGCGTGGCCGAAGCAGCCGGTCTGCCTCGCGTCGTCCTGACCGGAGGCTGCTTCCAGAATCGTCTTCTCCTGTCGCTTGTCAGACAACGGTTGGAGGAAGCGGGTTTCACTGTTTATAGTCATGCGCTGGTTCCGCCCAATGACGGAGGGCTCTCACTTGGGCAAGCGGTGGTGGCGGCGCACCGGATGACATTGAACGAGAAAGGTCGCGCCTAG
- a CDS encoding HypC/HybG/HupF family hydrogenase formation chaperone — MCLAVPGQVLNIEDDALRTATVSFGGITKSISLALVPEAMVGDYVIVHVGFAISKLDEAAARRTLETYADLAASGSSDATDG, encoded by the coding sequence ATGTGTCTTGCGGTTCCGGGACAAGTTCTGAATATCGAAGATGATGCGCTTCGCACGGCCACGGTGTCGTTCGGCGGCATCACGAAGTCCATCTCATTAGCACTGGTGCCGGAAGCAATGGTCGGCGACTATGTCATCGTCCATGTCGGGTTTGCTATCAGCAAACTGGATGAGGCAGCCGCGCGGCGCACGTTGGAGACTTACGCCGACCTGGCGGCTTCAGGCTCGTCAGATGCAACTGATGGTTGA
- a CDS encoding 5'-nucleotidase, giving the protein MAYPIESKLVVAVASSALFDLTESDRIFRERGLTEYRAYQRDHESESFSPGVAFPFVRRLLSLNSSSSDHPVEVVLLSHNDPDTDLRVFNSIKYHALDISRGAFLNGKSPHTYMESFNASLLLSGNPANVQEAIAADRAAGLVLGSPFEDDLSDKELRVAFDFDAVLADDSAEAVYHITGDIKAFHAAEVAQADIPHKPGPLHRLFQGLAALQSKVAVCDKPGSTPSVRIAVITARNAPSHERVVTTFRQWNVQPDETFFLGGIDKTRIVQAFKPHMFFDDQVAHLEAGTQYGAMVHVPFGIKNRRATNGA; this is encoded by the coding sequence ATGGCATATCCCATTGAGAGCAAGCTCGTCGTGGCCGTGGCGTCAAGTGCCCTCTTTGACTTGACGGAGTCTGATCGAATATTTCGGGAGCGGGGGCTCACCGAATACCGCGCCTATCAACGAGATCACGAGAGCGAATCGTTTTCTCCAGGTGTGGCGTTCCCCTTCGTGCGACGCCTGCTCTCTCTTAATAGCAGCTCATCTGATCACCCTGTGGAGGTCGTCCTTTTGTCGCACAACGACCCGGACACAGACCTCCGAGTATTCAACAGCATCAAGTACCATGCTCTCGACATCTCTCGTGGTGCCTTTCTAAACGGGAAATCACCGCACACATACATGGAGTCCTTCAACGCCAGTCTTTTGCTTTCGGGAAACCCCGCGAACGTGCAGGAGGCGATCGCCGCCGACCGTGCAGCAGGTCTGGTTCTCGGGTCGCCGTTCGAAGACGATCTATCGGACAAGGAATTGCGAGTCGCCTTCGACTTTGATGCGGTACTCGCGGATGACTCAGCGGAGGCGGTCTACCACATCACCGGTGACATCAAAGCATTCCACGCCGCAGAGGTTGCTCAGGCGGACATTCCGCACAAACCGGGGCCCCTCCACAGGTTGTTTCAGGGACTCGCCGCGTTACAAAGCAAGGTTGCGGTTTGCGACAAGCCTGGATCGACGCCGTCTGTAAGGATTGCGGTTATCACGGCGCGGAACGCCCCATCGCACGAGCGAGTTGTGACCACATTTCGGCAATGGAATGTGCAACCGGACGAGACATTCTTCCTCGGCGGCATTGACAAGACACGAATTGTCCAGGCATTCAAGCCACACATGTTCTTCGATGATCAAGTCGCGCACCTAGAAGCCGGCACGCAGTACGGTGCCATGGTTCATGTACCATTTGGAATCAAGAACAGACGTGCTACTAACGGCGCCTAA